Part of the Salminus brasiliensis chromosome 2, fSalBra1.hap2, whole genome shotgun sequence genome, atatatatatatatatatatatatatatatatatatatatatatatatatatctaacaTTAACTAATAATGTTAGATTGTGGAGAAAATATTATAGATTATTACTTATTTACAGAATAACAAAAATCGTATAGACAATTtcttaaatatgtatgtatatttattttcttacagGATGACTACAGATGTAGTTTGAAAGGCTAATGCAGAGCAGGGCAGCGCTGCCAGGAGCAGCTGCCAATCCAGTTCAACAGCCATGGGCGAGCTCAGTTTACACCCAGAGATCACCGAGCCAATCACCAAGCCATACTGTTATTGATACCTACCTTGACATTATCAATAAATCTGACTTCCACGCAGTTACCAGTTTTACCGGGATCCACACACCGAGAAAACATGTCATCCAAGGGGGCGGCCATGTTGAAAATTACGTCAACTCTGATCCACGAGGCTCGACCAATGAGAATCTCACGTTGAATGTTGACGTCATCGAAACGTATGGACAGGCGTTGTTTAATTAATTGCGGTTATTTGGGTTATTCTGGTTTTATAGAGCTCTCTTGAAATAAGGCTTGGTCCCGTATAGGTTTTACGTTTATAATAAGTCCGAGAAGCTCATTTAAAACTATTGCATATAcctataatatttaattataatatttccATTCCACAATTGTTCGTTTTGTTGATCAAAttcagacaaaaaaatatattttgaatGGCATTATTTTATACAAAGATGTGTTCAATTATTTTTCAGATGATTTTGGACACCATGCACgtataacatttaaagaagtgatTATTGGTTTCAATTGTAGTGTCTCTtctgtaaatattattttaaatctgAACTTTGAAATACTGTTTACACAAGATAAGATAAACATACGCCACGCCAAGGCTTTCATagttaaaattaattaattagcgattaaaaaaacatgcccagtttaaataaatatataaaaattaaatgtgttgtttgtttggttgaATTCGTTAATTACTAATTAGTTCATGTTTAATtcgtataatataatataataatattaaatgtatatatattcactAAATTAAAATTGTTGCAGTAATAATTATTCTATATGCGGGGGCTGTTGTTTGGTTAACCAATAAGAAATTAAGAAGGCGGGAGTTGCTGGCGGTTTGACCAATAAAGAATGAGTAGGTGGGGCACGTTGGCTTTTTGACCAATGATACATCAGGAAGGCGGGGGCTTGTTGGCTGAATGACCAATAGGGAGTCTAAACGCTCGCTTGAATTTTTCTCCAGCCGCCTTCGACAACATGGAGAGAGgctttctgttgttgttgtgagTAAGTTTAAGCAAGTTCAGTGTAtaagttattcattttttaatgcCAACCTGTATTTCACTACCGTAACCAACAATGTCGCTGGAAGACGTTAAAAAACTCAAAGTAGTCGAGCTGAGGGCCAAGTTACGAGAACGAGGGCTCGACTCAAAGGGTCTGAAGGCCGAGCTGGTGGCTCGCCTGATCTCTGCAATAGAAGCAGTAGAAGATACAAACACTGGAGAAAAATCCTCATCAGACGAGCACAGTGCTCCTAAAGAAGCGTGTCGGAGCAGTCCAGCATCCGCTGAGCTCAAGGCGGTACAGGCAGAAGGCAGCTGTGAAGTGCTCCTGGAGGAGCATGTCCCACGGCCCGAGGAAGGGGAACAGGCGTCGCAAGCTTACCACGTCGACCACAGCACACAGACAGAAAACCACCCCGACGCCTCCCATCCACCCTGCTCTTGCTCTGATGAAGGaccggaggaggaggaggaggtcaagcagccggagtctgaggaTCCTTTGAAGGAGCAAGTTACAACAAACTCTCAGCCTGTCAGTGATGCCAATCCTGAAATCCAGCCTAAAGGTCAGGAGGCCTCTCAGCTCTCAAAAGCTCATCCCAGCTCTGCTGATGAAGGCCATGCTGGTCGTGAAACTGTGTCCACTTGTTCTCCACCAACGTCCAGAAAACCCATGTCACAGCCTTCCGGCCAGTCTCATCCTAATGAGGACAATCAGTGTAAGTCATTTTAAGAAGTGAAGGTGGGTACAGGGGCTGCGCAAACATGGGAATGGGTATGTATGAATGGGTAAATacagtaattaaagtaattacaatacagtaattaaataaaatatattaagtattttattactttttattaattatttatattaagtgTCTATGACTCAACAGTCCTTGAGCCCAAGAACTGGAATAAACATCCACTGGGACAGATGAGTGTCTTCAGACGCAGACTAAAGACCCATCTCTTTGTGAAGTGTTTAAATGAAGACCAGTCTCACACCTTGTCTCACTTGCTAGAGatgtatttagttatttatttattattttttgtggacAATAAAGCACTTTGGATAACAGAGAGTCACTGTGGATAACAGTGTTTAGAAACTGTTCAGAAGATACTTGATTCTTAGATACTCTGAATAAACGTATTACAGTAGTGGAATATAGAAAATAAAGACACAAAGAttttagtgtagtatagtgtaggtatatatatatatatatatatatatatatatatatatatatatatataaatataatatacctTCCCTGTGGCAAACCAGTGTCCAGTTTCTCAGCCAGGCAAGCCCACCATGCTAATGACACCATGCACTAATGAGAGCCAAGCTAATGTATCTTAAAAGCCAAGATACATTAATCATTActagtgcaaatgcacacatgatGCATTGGTGCATTTTTTTGACATGCCACTCTTTCATTCTGCAGCATCAGAAGCACCGGAAACTGAAGGCAGGAGCGTCCAGAGGCCGTATGAAGAAAAGGGCCGAAATTATTACGAGTTTAAAGAGGAGATTCAGTATAACAGGTAACATTGAAGAAGATTTTGTGTAATTAAGAGGTTATCTGTAATGCTTCATGTTCATACCACCCCTGAATCTCGGTTGatactttatatttttattaccGAACAGAGCCAAAACTCCAGAACCTGGTCCAGAGAGTGAGGATGAGATggaggttgatgatgatgatgatgatgtggtTAGACTGGATCCCTGTAAGTTTAAGAAATTttgatatgtatttttttaacaaacagtGAAGTTTCCCACAGTTCAACACGCCACAGGTCATATTCTAGGATCTACAGATGCAAATGTACATTGATCTGAAACTCCTGTTGGTTTAGTTAATAAGTAATGGCATACGTGACAGACCTGTGAACGCAGTCTTGCACCCCTCTACATATAAGAAATTCAAATTATTCAAACCAGGACACTATCTTCATTTGTTTTTGGGAAAGGCCCATATGGTAAGCTTGAGATAAAGCTGGTATGGGCCTGTCTGGAACGTTTGAGATAAATTTTGGATTGTTggcatattaaaataaaatggttaCATTAGATTTTTGAATTTTACTCTGCATTGCTCTAATCTTCTGTTTTAAGATGACTGGTAACCAGATATAGATCATAGATTAACTGATAGATTGATGAATTTGTTGCTCTACTAGGGGAATGTTACTTtacatatccacacacacacacacacacacacacactcacacacacacacacacacactgtatttgGCATATATTCATGTAAGCCATCTTTTTTACTTTGTGTGAAGGTAAGTCCTCAGTAACGGCCTGGTTGGCCTTTGTGTCTTGCAGACAATAGCGACCTGCATTTCAAATTGGGTGTGGATGGGTGCAGTGGTCAGCCCTTACTCTGGGAGAAGTTCCCTCTGCTGCAGTCAGGGTGTAGGTTAACCCATGGGTTTACTCAAGGAAAAGTTGGGTTTGAAGTCAAGGTAAGAATTTGGGCTCTAGGGCCTCACCTAGATTGTCGTTCATCTGTTGACTCTATTCCATCTATTCTTTCACTTATTTGTCTTGTCAAGCAGAAAATAAAAGTTTTGACCCTGGAAgtaaaagtttttttaattacttaTACATTACTTGTAATTCTTTATGTTACTTAGACCACATGCTTTGCTTAATAGGTAGAGCTCTAGGGACAGTGTTCTCAATCATTCATAAAAAATAGCTATACCTACGACGACGTTTGCTATTGCTGTGTTTTCTTTCCTCTGTAGTTTGTGAAGAAATTGTCAGCAGCTAAGGTGGACATGACCTTTGACCCTGAGCCACATGTCCTCAGAGTGGGCTGGTCCGTGGACAGCACAAGCCTTCAGCTAGGTGAAAAATGAAGAGCCTGTCATCTCAATAGTGCTATTGTTGTAGCTAAAGTATCGAGTTGAAATGTATTTACCAATTGATGCTTAAAATTATTTTCTGGTTATTAATATCCTTGTTGTTCTACATTGTATGGCTTGTCTCAGGAGAAGAGGAGCTATCATTTGGGTTGGATGGAGTAGGCAAAGCAGTGACTGAAGGAAAAGCAAAGGAATTCGGAGAGCCCTTCTCAGAAGGAGATGTCATTGGCTGCTATGCGGTATGGTCCAGTTATTTGCCTACTAAATAAACCAATGGTGGCAGAGGGCTAATCAATAAATTATTCAAATTAATGGCTGTAAATCTTTTACCTCACAAATAAAATCTGAACACATGTTCTTAACTTGGAATTTGTAATTTGTGTTAAAGTCAGATAATCACCTGTAAATGAATGCAGATCTAAAATCATGTTATAGttgtgtaatttatttatttatttagtatttaattaTTGATGGTGATTTAAGCCATTTTATTCTTTCCCTAGTTCATCAGTGAAGGTGGAGAGGCAGAGCTCCTGTTTTACAAAAACGGACGGTCGCTAGGAGTGGCTTTTTGTATTAGTTCCTCTACTCTTGCAGGCCGAGCCCTCTACCCCCACGTTCTGTGTAAAAACTGCTCTGTGTCCCTGAACCTGGAACAGGGAGCAGTGTGGTATCCTGGGCCTCTAGGTTACTCCCCTTTACATGTCATACCATCTGCTCAGCGGACACGAGGCCCCCTGCCCCCTTCACATAGGAAGGACTGTGAGGTAATAACTTTCTGTTAATTATTTCAAATTATGCACTCTAGGCTGATTTTTCTTTAGGGCTTATGGTTACGATACCAATAACACTGGTACGTCTTTATGCTCCTCTTCTCCCACGTAGGTTCTTATGATGGTTGGCATGCCAGGCTCAGGAAAAAGCCAATGGGTTAAGAACTACACTGCCAAGAACCCAGAGAAACATTACAATGTGCTAAGCACAAACATCATCCTTCAGTGCATGAGGGTgagaacagtacagtacaatacacatTATGACCtgatttaaaattattattattattatcattattattaataataataataataataatatagaaaataaGAAGACAAAATGATTAAATGTTTACTTCCATAATTATCATTTGGATATTGTTGTGCCTTGCAGTTCACATACTGGAAACACAATCTTGTGAAGTTTATAGAAATGTGTATTGTGTCAAGACATCCCTACAAAACCAGTACATCCAAAAAGTAAGACATGTAATGTTACTTCTTCTGACGCTGTGGTGTTCTTGTCCTTTCTCCTGCAGCTGCCAGGCCCAGAACACAAAGAGTTACTGCTGCAGCAGGCTACACAGTGCCTCACACACCTAATCAGAATAGCAGCAAACAAGCGAAGGAACTTTATCCTGGACCaggtaataaataataatggtaTTGGTGTAGTTTTGGGCCACTATAGTAAATGTTACATTGGCTatgtttacatgcaaagatttTCTCCAATTCAGTTGAATTCATTCCGTTTATAGACTGTGTTTATACGGACACACTTCTTGACAATCTGATGTAAATCTCTGTTTACATGCATGCTTCAAGTGCAATGTACTTTAATGCATGTTCAGAATATTGTTTAGTATATATGTTACCATGACAATGAATCCAGTCAGAGTAAGAGGAGCAGCAGTATgttatttagtttttagttgatagatttttattattatttttatatagttaAAATGATGGCGGACTCTGGAAAACGTTACATTTAGTTATTAAAGAAGGGGCATGAGCAACATTCCGAGGCACATAAGATTGACACTAGTCCCACTGCAGATAACACAAAACCTCTGGATGAAAGTGCATAGTAAAGACTAGTAAGAAACAGTCGTTTTGAATGAATTTACAGATTTGGAAGCAAAATTTCAGTATGACACGACAGTCCCTTATGATTTTATGCAACTTGATGGCAGATTATCTCACCACCACAGAACGTACTGCAAGAGCCCCTAGTCCAGTGATAATGGGAATTGCTGTTGCCTTGTACAAGCCAGGCTCTTACACCATGTTCAGCGTTGTCATGCGCAGAAGATACTTAAACTTACTGATTGGGAATGTAATAGGATACAGGTATTTACATAGCTATTATTCTTCTATCTAACAGATTATGTAAAGGATTGCCCACCTCGTTCATTCAAATAGAAATTGTATTAGGAATGGCTTCAGTTGGACTAATTACTTCGATTAAGATATTAGATTGATAACAGTTTTTAGGCTGGATATAAATGTATTTAGGGACTCTTCACATTGTTTGTAAAGGAAAAATCCAACTTTCTTGCTAAATTTAAAGAAAGTAGATGTATTTATGTAAACAGATAGTGGTAtgtaaatattgttcaaatgtaaAAACCTACTGTTGAGTTGTAGTGTAGCTTACATGAACTGCAAACATTATACTTAGAAGATGAACTGTGTACCCAGGGGGGAAATCCGCTGTTTTTGCATGGTAAGCATAATGAAGGTGCTCTGAGACATGCTTGTTCTAATAAGCACCTGTGCCTGGACCCacctctggttgcaaatttgccAACATGGTGAACAGTTTTGGCTTAATTTCTATAGAACGGAAGGGAAAGGAACCATGGTGTCCATGTTTTTTTACGGTCATTGCATTACATATACCCACCtgttcagcctatagcagtttacaCCCACTCATGAGCCTTACCCAAGTTAAAAGAAGACAGCCTGATACAGTTTTGTTTTGCAGTAAAAGCAAATACTACAGATTCTATAATCTTCAACAATCAATGATCAATACGTAACATACCCCTTTGGCAAATATCATCGCTCAAAAATGCTTTGTGTAGCAGCTAAAAGGGGGATTTTCACTGCAGACAGCTTCTAGTTCTGAGCTTGTTGggctgtcctgctgtggtcagatgactgtcaggactgtgagggccattcgTTTATGCCTTTGAATGTAGAGTCCCTTGTGGGTTATgaggtgtgtgtgctgtagaaGGCATCCTCTTTTTATCTTCAGGTTTCATACAGAAGGTATGATGGttacttccagaatttgctggtgtttTATTGAATCTgttcttccctctaccagtaaaatgttccctgtgccactggctgcaacacaatccATGAAAACCTGTTCGCCTTAGCCCTGTGCTTAAccgttggagaggtgttcttttcatcaaTGTCTGcaccctttttcctccaaacatgtgTTTGCTCATTGTGGGCAAAAGTCTACTTAAGGCCTGAAAGCTATATATAGATTATGAGAGCTCAAATTTCTTGGGGAGCCCAAATGTTTGCAAGcttgtgcttctttctttttcctacttaaaatgttaaataaaatgtttcatcatACATTTAGACTGTTTTGAGATCAGTTTATCTTCTgcaactattcacagtaacagaacttGACATGGTGGGCCTGAACACCTTTTCCAAGGCACCATAATGTTTCAGATGTAGCAGTGGTATGTACAGTAATCCGATTTTAGTAATGGAGCTATGCGTTTTAGATGTTACTTTATGTTCTAAACTTTGGAAGCAGGGCTGGACAGCCAGTAAAACATGCCTTAGACTTATGAACCTCTTTGGCTCTAAACAAGTGTGTGGTCTCTTTGGTGGAACAGAAATTTGTGTCTGTGATGATTTCAAAGCTAAAGCAGGATTtcatgcaatatatatatatatatatatatatatatatatatatatatatatatatatatatatattccagttTGACAGTGTAATCACATGTTATATTTAGGTTCATGACAGTAGCCTGTTCTGCAGCCCCAAGCCTTCAATGCATGTTGTAGATAAGACAAAACTGACATAAGCTCTTAAGCACAGATTATGTCTATACCTTTTATAGAGCATGTCTCCGTCTTGCTTTCATCAGCCTGTCTTACAGCGACTTTGTATTGCCTTACATCCAGCCCTGTTATATCTGGGGTGGTTCTGATACGGGTCAATTTTCTCTCCTAGTGTTACACTGCTGCAGAGCTGACATGGTTTATGATTTATGTGCATCTGAACTGCATAGACCCCTCATCCCCGAGGCGACAGTTCCTCGGCTTAACCATGGTATAAATTAAAAGTAGGCACAAATCTGTAGAGTGGTTTATTATTGGTCTGGCAAGAGAATGTATAGAGCCAGTTGTAGCTGATTGTGTGCTTAATAGTAAAaatagtttttcatttttattttacattcttTTTCTAAGGCACTTGTTGCCTCAAATTGTAACTGCTGCAGCTGATGCTGGTCCTGTTCTGTCTTAGAACAACATGAATGTAACAGCACATTTTTGCCCTCTTCCATTACCCAGGCAAACATTTACCCATCTGCTCGGAAGCATAAGATGCTCTGTTTCCGTGGTTACCAAAGGAGGGCTGTAGTGGTTGTCCCGTCAGATGCAGAGTGGAAGAGGCGTCTCCAAAGGCAACAGCAAGAGGAGGGTGTGGAGGTGCCTGAAATGTCCCTGCTAAAGAGCAAAGGTAATTCTTTAAAGCTGTGGTTCATTATCCTGGACCTAGGAGACTCGTGACACTGAACTATTTTTGAATATTTTTCAATTCCTTAAGAACAAATCCTTAGGAACAACTGCTTGAGCATCCTGTTTGAACACATTGATGATAACATTTtggtaataattattaataattccaaaaataaaagtaaaaactcAATACAATTTAGTAATTCAAAAAAATGGAATGAATAAGGACTTTCTTTTTAATGTCCATATCTGTAATGTTTTTCTCTTTAtcatattaaaacattaatcATTAAATTTTGTGatcacaatgtaaaaaaacaacaataataataataatgttaatacaGTGTTtcctctttcatttttttttattccctgAGAGATGAATGTAAAAGGTACTCAGTTTGTACTCAAATTAGGAATGACCACAAAATTAAATGCAGTGAAATCTACACTGTAAAACTTTCTAAACCATTTCTTTAGATCCATTTACCCATCTTTCACCAACCATGAGCGGTCTGTTTTTCGAGCTGAAAAATATGACTCTCTACTCTCCCTGTCCTTATTTCACTTCCTGAATCTGTTGTTTCAAGTAAAAAGTCTATGTATTATGTAGCGTAATAACCAACAACCCATTTGACTTTCCAAAGGTTCAGCATTTTTGGCCAATCCTAAGTTCTGTGGAATTTTTCCTCATTATAATAAACGTTGTAGTTAGATAAGAATGAGTTAATGTTCTACTACTCCTGCTGCTTACACTCTTTAACTAAAATCACTTCATGGGATCTTGAGAACTGGAACCGAGAACCACTGGCTTAAAGATCAAACTGCAGCATTTAAAGTTACAACTCACGTGTGGCTTATTAAAACAGCTGGAAGCTTTATTCAAAGCAACATTGTCACAAATTCACCTCAAAATACCAAAGTCAGATTTGTGTAAaaccctgtaatattactctacagcCTTGGTTCACATGCCTCTTACAATTCAGCTTGATGATAAACGCACGGGTACAGCTGTCCCTGAAGAGGAGCTTAAAGCATCATTTGTGTTTACTGCAGTGGTATGAAAGTGAATTAAAATGAACTCTTGATGTGTGACTTTATGATGTGACATATTGCAGGGTTCGGAGGCCAGCATGGCCATGACCTGCCGttttaatgaaatattaaatttattttatcaGTTTGTTTTCTCATAGCACATTTTCTTTCGTTCTCTTCTGTTTACGGCGATCACAGTGAGTTTCACACTCCCGGAGCAGGGGAAGCTTCTGGAGGAGCTGCTGTTTGTGGAGCTCTGCCAGGAGGAGGTGTATAAACTCTTAACAACTTACAAAGAGGAGGCCAAACGTCTCCTACCTGCACCCCCTAAGCGCAAGAAGCATCAAAACAGACACACGAAACTTCACATGAATCCACGCAGAAGAGCATATGGTGAGAGAATTGGGACCGTGTGGGGAAGAGATGATTATCCTTGTCATCATGCTGATGATGGTGCAGACCTagtttgttgctttgttgtgaaAATTACAACAGATTGTATGAATGTTTTTCCAGGATGGAGCCAAGGCTCATACAGTCACCATCCCTACTCCCAGCCACGGTGGGGACACCAGAAACAATACGTAAGTTTATTCAATGCAAACAAAACTCTGCAAAAGTTTTAGACACCTGTGAAACTTAGAACGAAAAAGCTCTTTATCTGGGCACTAAGTGTTTTTGATCAGtaaaatgcaaacaaataacattcatactaaaagtagtggttttacatcactgtgttcattaaaacaaatcaaaagctctcctcatgagaGTCTAGTATTATCTATAGTTCTCATCCTACTTCTAGTTTAGTAAAGCAGTGCTTAATAATGTCAAATCAGGTGAGCTTATGTTGGAATAAATTAACAGGGCATCCATGAGAATCTGGagccaagctttgttctttagTCTAGCTCACATGATCTCCACTACTTTCTTATAAACACTTATGGTAGAAACAAATggctttaaataatgtgataGGTGCTTAAACTCgtactgtactgtatacatAATGTGCCATTATTCACATTATAGATCACTTGGACTTAATATCACTGCTAAAACTTAATTTTTTGTTTCTTAATATGCACAGGGTTGGCACCCTTCTACCTTTGCACAGCCTTATGGCTGCAACAGTGATCCGCAGCGATATAGGGACTACTACCAGCCATGCACTGGACAGGTGAGAGACACACTGTATAAAATTTGAgatatgttttttaaaaaaattgcaATTTATGGAACAGTGTTAGATCAGATATTTGTTTCCAATTCAGACTTTTAACTTTGTTCTCATTTCCTTCTTTTTCAGTGGAACACTTTTGACCAAAGTCAGGGTTACTATAGTAACCAAGATTATTATTTTGGCAATCAAGGTTTTTGGTAAACAAGTTGAGAGACctgtataaatgtatttattactaattctgtttttatagCGTGTACTAGTTCTAAGCTATAAGTATATTATTGGTTCTATGCAATCATTTGTAATGGTACAAAAATAGAATTTTAAAGGAAGCATCCAGTGTGGAATCCCCCCTCCCAAAAGTGGAATTTTCATAAGtgttaaaatacatttgcaCAGAGAAAACTGTAGTTTTTGAAgcattcattttaataaagaTTTTAACAGGCTCACTCATGTGAATGGGACATTCAGATTTCCATTATATTACAGTTGAAATAATACTTATTAGGaaagaaaaatacaataaaaatttCAGATATGAATTGGAAAGTATAAAACTATTAAAGAGTTAAACTTCaagggttttttatttttttgtttttcataaaatattttttatgctgttggtaaaaaaaaataataatagttttctTTGCTTCTCTTACTGCTTTGTGTTGCATTTTTCTTGTGTATTAAACTGCATCAGGCCTCACTAATTGATACAGCTGCACTGCTCCTTTGGCTGAAGGGCACAGTTCTGACCACAGGGAGGCACTTTCGTCCAACTGCAGCATCTCCTATAAATTAACAATGATTTGTCACTCAGTGATTTAATGAATTACCACTTTGTGAAGTTTTAATTATTCACATTTGGAAAAATGATTTGGTAATGTGCCAGATTAATTACTGGATACTGTTTAGCATTTTATACAGCTACTGAGAATCCCCTTACCGCTCTATTCAGAAACACTATATCTGTAGATTCATGAGCTTCTGGACCTCCACGCCAGTAAAAGTCCTTCACCTCCTCCATAGTCAAAGAACACCTGGTcacaaaaaggaaagtgttctgTGCTGAAGTGAGGGCCCGGTATTTAGAGCAAGCAGttcacaaataaaataaaaaattaaattctCACCATATGTCAGCAATAGCTGCCCATAAATTAAGTTGTGTGTAATAATGAGAAGTGACACAGGTAAAAAGAAATATTGAACACACgaagaaagaaaagtgacaAGTCATGACACCAGCTGATTTCTTTGACTGCCACTGCTTCAACTGATGGCCTATAAAAAGGTGTCTTATTACCGAGGTGCCACACAAGAAACATCTCATGATGGGTAAAACCAGTGAGCTCGCTCAAGACCTTCACAACCTTATTGGTGCATAACATACTGATAGCACTGGTTACAAAACTACTCAAAACTACTGAGGGTCCCAGGAAGCACTGTGGGGCCATAATCCGGAAGTGGAAAGAACATAATTCCATCATAAACCAGCCACAACCAGGTACTCCCTTCAAGATTTCAGACAGAGGAATAAATAGAATGATCAGAAGAGGTGTCGAAGAGCCAAGGATCACCTGTGGAGAGCTACAGAAAGAACTGGAATCGGCACGTACAACTGTTTAAAGAAAACAGTAAGTAATGAACTCAACCGCCATGACCTGTATACATGCTCACCACGCAATACTCCATTGCTGAAGAATAAGCCTGTAGAAGCGCGTTTAAAGATTGCATAACAACATTTAGACAAgcctggtcagatgagaccaaaatgtAACTCTTTGGATGCCATAATAgacaccatgtttggaggtcaAAAAGGCACTGCATATCGCCCCAAAAACACTATACCAACAGTGCACTATACCAACAGGTGGCTACTAGGTTGATGAAGATAAACAAGGGAGGACATTTCACCAAgccaatgatcccaaacacaaagacaAGGAAACTCTTAATTGGTTTCAGAGACAGAAAATAAAGCTGAATCCAATTGAGCTTTAGTTCCTTCCATAGATTTTCAGAGTTCACAGAAAGAGCCCAGAAAACCACACCTGAGTAATGCATACGACTAGTTATTCCATACAGGAGGACTCTTGAAGCTGTCTTCACCAACAAAGGCTTTTGTACGAAGTATTACATACATTTTCATAAGCGTGTTTACTGCTTTTTCCCCCCTGTATCATTTTTCAATATCACACAAAATCTAATTATTTATGGATGAGAAATTGGtgaagtaaatatattttcattcaGAAATATATTTGGTGATGTGTTTAATACTTATTTCACCAGCTGTATATTGGATGTACCTTATGTAAAACTCTGCACTGGGTCGTCCTGCACTGGTATGGTTTAGTGCTATTCCCATCAGAACAGGTGGGCTGAGGAAACTGAGTGGAACATTCACCTGCATGAAATACACAACACCAACGTTTCACATAGCATTTACTTCTTGATGGCTCTGATCAGTGAAATAAAGCCCACATGGCTTTTATCAGTATCCCAGTGATTTGATTCCTGATGCAGGGAATACCTTATTCTCCAAAGGTAATTCACCATTCTGTTGTTTGAAGCACACACCTCGTCTCTGATTTCTGCACACACTGAGGAGAATATCTCTGCAACCACGGCTCTCTCACAGCCCCGCATAAGGTCCACGCTGATAGC contains:
- the LOC140545227 gene encoding heterogeneous nuclear ribonucleoprotein U-like protein 2 — protein: MSLEDVKKLKVVELRAKLRERGLDSKGLKAELVARLISAIEAVEDTNTGEKSSSDEHSAPKEACRSSPASAELKAVQAEGSCEVLLEEHVPRPEEGEQASQAYHVDHSTQTENHPDASHPPCSCSDEGPEEEEEVKQPESEDPLKEQVTTNSQPVSDANPEIQPKGQEASQLSKAHPSSADEGHAGRETVSTCSPPTSRKPMSQPSGQSHPNEDNQSSEAPETEGRSVQRPYEEKGRNYYEFKEEIQYNRAKTPEPGPESEDEMEVDDDDDDVVRLDPYNSDLHFKLGVDGCSGQPLLWEKFPLLQSGCRLTHGFTQGKVGFEVKFVKKLSAAKVDMTFDPEPHVLRVGWSVDSTSLQLGEEELSFGLDGVGKAVTEGKAKEFGEPFSEGDVIGCYAFISEGGEAELLFYKNGRSLGVAFCISSSTLAGRALYPHVLCKNCSVSLNLEQGAVWYPGPLGYSPLHVIPSAQRTRGPLPPSHRKDCEVLMMVGMPGSGKSQWVKNYTAKNPEKHYNVLSTNIILQCMRLPGPEHKELLLQQATQCLTHLIRIAANKRRNFILDQANIYPSARKHKMLCFRGYQRRAVVVVPSDAEWKRRLQRQQQEEGVEVPEMSLLKSKVSFTLPEQGKLLEELLFVELCQEEVYKLLTTYKEEAKRLLPAPPKRKKHQNRHTKLHMNPRRRAYGWSQGSYSHHPYSQPRWGHQKQYGWHPSTFAQPYGCNSDPQRYRDYYQPCTGQWNTFDQSQGYYSNQDYYFGNQGFW